From Hydractinia symbiolongicarpus strain clone_291-10 chromosome 12, HSymV2.1, whole genome shotgun sequence, one genomic window encodes:
- the LOC130622316 gene encoding proton-coupled amino acid transporter 1-like yields MGKSLTEKTVDEEHSDEETMSFTMTSSYDSINYSMEYGKSFGKSKSFYNVADENAPLLGSKRLAHPNETRSRLTSYTASILNATHSISKLTTSNYFGFSGAAYATAHERHMEVSKTVSLADIISLDRYTPTVVSTFTTLTMITGLSIFVFPLLVSHCGLYIIPLLITIATISCYTSHLIHKCQYQTSKNGFRKRVYENYIDLGKMCIKWHGEGLMKLLVASSVLTDVYSLVFCARISTDLLSQYINFDRQVWMIIWIGLVFPLFSIRKMSFLAWFGFIAIILYVAGLCFVFALLIWHYDLWSWQNINPKFDVKYFFVGYGIIMNTYNLQLAVPAIEASMKKPQDFPAMNITTFASNTVLKIFLAITGAAAFGVNTQSSLLTNLIPFGVYASVINALIGLYMYTQYPTSMFVVFEMLDLYVLPKFLLFKKGEKSEWGWIVLSRLLLSVFIAFVAICLPNFELLTGFIGNIRGTLTSIILPVYFYMTIHKRRLSKCSIVFHWMLIAISSLFAITGATFSVIGMFS; encoded by the exons ATGGGGAAAAGTTTGACAGAAAAAACGGTAGATGAAG agCACTCCGATGAAGAGACAATGTCCTTCACTATGACGTCATCTTATGACTCGATCAACTATTCAATGGAATATGGAAAAAGTTTTGGGAAATCAAAAAGCTTTTACAATGTTGCTGATGAAAACGCCCCTCTGTTGGGGAGTAAACGTCTCGCTCACCCAAACGAAACTAGGTCTCGTTTGACTTCATACACAGCATCCATACTCAACGCTACTCACTCCATTTCGAAATTAACAACAAGTAACTATTTTGGATTCAGTGGAGCGGCTTATGCAACCGCACATGAAAGACATATGGAAGTCTCAAAAACAGTTTCATTGGCTGACATAATTTCACTGGATAGATACACTCCAACTGTGGTCTCTACATTTACAACACTTACCATGATTACCGGTTTGTCGATATTTGTTTTCCCTTTGCTTGTATCACATTGCGGCTTGTACATAATCCCACTATTGATCACAATCGCTACTATCAGTTGTTATACATCTCATTTAATACACAAATGTCAATACCAGACCTCTAAAAATGGATTCCGAAAAAGAGTCTATGAAAACTATATTGATTTGGGAAAGATGTGCATAAAATGGCACGGGGAAGGGCTGATGAAGTTGCTTGTCGCGAGCAGTGTTTTAACTGATGTTTACAGCTTGGTGTTTTGCGCGCGAATTTCTACAGATTTGCTTAGTCAATACATCAACTTCGATCGACAAGTATGGATGATAATTTGGATTGGATTAGTGTTCCCTTTGTTCTCTATTCgaaaaatgtcatttcttgctTGGTTTGGTTTTATCGCGATAATTCTCTACGTCGCTGGATTGTGTTTCGTCTTTGCACTACTTATCTGGCATTACGATTTATGGTCGTGGCAAAATATCAATCCGAAATTTGacgtgaaatatttctttgttggtTATGGAATTATAATGAACACATACAATTTGCAGCTTGCAGTTCCTGCCATAGAAGCAAGCATGAAGAAGCCACAAGACTTTCCTGCAATGAATATAACAACGTTCGCATCAAATACAGTGCTGAAAATCTTTTTAGCAATAACAGGTGCAGCAGCATTTGGCGTCAACACTCAAAGCTCGTTGTTGACAAATTTAATACCATTTGGAGTTTACGCCAGCGTGATAAATGCTTTAATCGGCTTGTACATGTAtacacaatatccaacttccATGTTTGTTGTGTTCGAGATGTTAGATCTTTATGTTCTTCctaagtttttgttgtttaaaaaaggcGAAAAAAGCGAATGGGGCTGGATAGTGTTATCTAGACTGCTGTTGTCTGTGTTTATTGCATTCGTTGCAATTTGTTTACCTAACTTTGAATTGTTGACTGGCTTCATTGGAAACATACGTGGAACATTAACAAGCATTATTCTGCCTGTTTATTTTTACATGACAATCCACAAGAGACGTTTATCAAAATGCAGCATCGTGTTTCACTGGATGTTGATTGCAATTTCAAGTTTGTTCGCCATTACCGGAGCTACGTTTTCTGTGATTGGTATGTTTTCATAA
- the LOC130622470 gene encoding potassium channel subfamily K member 9-like, whose product MRVWKSSKLFCLRFTITFAFSMTFALLFQFAESPHPNDVYKSKIELETAKNDVIKASWEKFCKQRNLTLSLADYKHLFGELNNLKEKLNRLESFGAGWSFLKSFYFTVTIITTIGYGDITPKTTAGMWLAISAGFLGVPIMLLTLKSLGEFINDVILKVLKLLEKTLLKRSNVKHLEIKMLIITLLMMVTLLLIGATHEMKQNDWSLLEGMT is encoded by the exons ATGAGGGTATGGAAATCTTCAAAACTTTTCTGCCTTCGTTTTACAATCACATTTGCATTTTCAATGACATTCGCTTTGCTGTTTCAATTTGCTGAATCTCCGCATCCCAATGATGTCTACAAAAGCAAAATCGAGCTGGAAACTGCAaagaatgacgtcattaaagcaTCATgggaaaaattttgtaaacaacgGAACTTAACATTATCACTGGCGGACTATAAACACCTCTTCGGCGAGTTAAAtaatttaaaggagaaattaaaTCGCTTGGAAAGTTTCGGAGCTGGTTGGTCATTTTTAAAGTCTTTTTATTTTACAGTTACGATAATAACAACTATAg GCTATGGCGACATCACACCTAAAACAACTGCAGGCATGTGGCTGGCCATTTCAGCTGGATTTCTCGGCGTTCCCATCATGCTTCTCACGTTAAAAAGTCTCGGAGAATTtataaatgacgtcattttaaaagtgttaaaattgcttgaaaaaactttattgaaGCGATCGAATGTGAAACATCTTGAAATCAAAATGTTGATCATAACACTCCTCATGATGGTAACGTTACTTCTGATTGGTGCAACACATGAAATGAAGCAAAATGATTGGTCATTGTTGGAAGGTATGAcgtaa